Proteins from a single region of Stappia sp. ES.058:
- a CDS encoding TRAP transporter small permease: MDTAMLYRISAFWARCEIALAAVLAATITGLILLNVVTRSAHMAIYWIDEAAITAMIWMTFLAGAAAVHRRSGVAVTLVFDTLSPGVARWWRLGLDAVTAGFAAAMIWFCLLWFDPFALYATGFDIQAFQGETFNFIYAEPTVTLGVPKVWVWSIMIVFTFGLTLHAASNLVASLCVLAGGADPQADADAETRP; the protein is encoded by the coding sequence ATGGATACCGCGATGCTCTACAGGATCTCCGCCTTCTGGGCGCGCTGCGAAATCGCGCTGGCCGCCGTCCTCGCCGCGACGATTACCGGACTGATCCTCCTCAATGTGGTTACGCGCTCCGCCCACATGGCGATCTACTGGATCGACGAAGCGGCGATCACCGCCATGATCTGGATGACGTTCCTGGCCGGAGCAGCTGCCGTTCACCGCAGATCGGGCGTTGCGGTGACGCTCGTTTTCGACACGCTCTCACCCGGTGTCGCCCGCTGGTGGCGTCTTGGCCTCGATGCTGTGACGGCGGGGTTCGCCGCCGCGATGATCTGGTTCTGCCTGCTGTGGTTCGACCCGTTCGCGCTTTATGCCACCGGCTTCGACATCCAGGCCTTTCAGGGCGAGACCTTCAATTTCATCTATGCCGAGCCCACCGTGACGCTGGGCGTTCCCAAGGTCTGGGTGTGGAGCATCATGATCGTCTTCACCTTCGGGCTGACGCTGCATGCCGCGTCCAATCTGGTTGCGAGCCTTTGCGTTCTCGCCGGCGGTGCCGATCCGCAGGCGGACGCCGACGCGGAGACGCGCCCATGA
- a CDS encoding TRAP transporter substrate-binding protein: MQLKTLITRAVPAALLALVTTTGLASAKEFRLGLITPPPHIWTVAAQSFGEELEAATDGAHTVAVFPSRQLGNEAQMMQLLQTGALDMAFLTIAEVSNRVPDFGAFYAPYMADDVGHAGRILRSDEAKAMLADLPQKAGVVGLGYGMAGLRQIVSRDPVTSAADLAGKKLRITPFEPIKDFYNAVGAASTPMPLPAVYDALANGQVDAIDMDAELIWKLKYYEHADTVLISNHMMFPMVGLVSARVWKDLSAEDRETISTLMARQLDGVIDTYIAKEADWLLAVEGTGTNIVEADAAFFQDATAEWDAIWSEKAPALSGLRKVADETRQ, encoded by the coding sequence ATGCAACTCAAGACCCTGATCACCCGCGCCGTGCCGGCCGCTCTTCTGGCTCTGGTCACGACGACCGGCCTCGCGTCGGCCAAGGAGTTCCGGCTCGGACTGATCACGCCGCCGCCGCACATCTGGACCGTTGCCGCGCAGTCTTTCGGCGAGGAGCTGGAGGCTGCGACCGACGGCGCGCACACGGTTGCCGTCTTTCCCTCGCGCCAGCTCGGCAACGAGGCGCAGATGATGCAGCTGCTGCAGACCGGCGCGCTCGACATGGCGTTCCTGACGATCGCGGAAGTCTCCAACCGCGTGCCGGATTTCGGCGCCTTCTACGCGCCCTACATGGCGGATGACGTCGGTCATGCCGGGCGCATCCTGCGCTCGGATGAAGCCAAGGCAATGCTGGCCGACCTGCCGCAGAAGGCCGGCGTCGTCGGCCTCGGCTACGGCATGGCGGGCCTGCGCCAGATCGTCAGCCGCGATCCGGTGACGAGTGCGGCCGATCTCGCCGGCAAGAAGCTCAGGATCACGCCGTTCGAGCCGATCAAGGACTTCTACAACGCGGTCGGCGCGGCCTCCACGCCGATGCCCCTGCCGGCGGTCTATGACGCGCTCGCCAACGGCCAGGTCGACGCCATCGACATGGATGCCGAACTGATCTGGAAGCTGAAGTACTATGAGCACGCCGATACGGTGCTGATCTCCAACCACATGATGTTCCCGATGGTCGGCCTGGTGTCGGCGCGGGTGTGGAAGGACCTGTCGGCCGAGGATCGCGAGACGATCTCCACCTTGATGGCACGCCAGCTCGACGGCGTGATCGACACCTATATCGCCAAGGAGGCCGACTGGCTGCTCGCGGTCGAGGGCACCGGCACCAACATCGTTGAAGCGGATGCCGCCTTCTTCCAGGATGCCACCGCCGAGTGGGACGCGATCTGGAGCGAGAAGGCGCCGGCGCTTTCTGGTCTTCGCAAGGTTGCCGACGAGACCCGTCAGTAG
- a CDS encoding 3-hydroxyanthranilate 3,4-dioxygenase, with translation MSRLAAFNFQKWIEENKHLLKPPVGNQQIWKDADLMVTVVGGPNKRTDYHDDPVEEFFYQIKGDMLLKLYDGTEFYDVPIREGEIFLLPPHVRHSPQRPQEGSIGLVIEPARPEGALDAIEWYCFECEHLVHRAELDLESIVDDLPPVYQAFYASKEARTCPNCGTVHPGKEPPEGWVKL, from the coding sequence ATGTCGAGACTTGCAGCCTTCAACTTTCAGAAGTGGATCGAGGAGAACAAGCACCTGCTGAAGCCGCCGGTCGGCAACCAGCAGATCTGGAAGGACGCCGACCTGATGGTCACCGTCGTCGGCGGGCCGAACAAGCGCACCGACTATCACGACGACCCGGTGGAGGAGTTCTTCTACCAGATCAAGGGCGACATGCTGCTCAAGCTTTATGACGGCACCGAGTTCTACGACGTGCCGATCCGCGAGGGCGAGATCTTCCTGCTGCCGCCGCATGTGCGCCACTCGCCACAGCGCCCGCAGGAAGGCTCCATCGGCCTCGTGATCGAGCCGGCCCGGCCCGAAGGCGCGCTGGATGCGATCGAGTGGTACTGCTTCGAGTGCGAGCATCTGGTGCACCGCGCCGAACTCGATCTGGAGTCCATCGTCGACGACCTGCCGCCGGTCTATCAGGCCTTCTATGCATCGAAGGAGGCCCGCACCTGCCCCAATTGCGGCACCGTGCATCCCGGCAAGGAACCGCCGGAGGGCTGGGTCAAGCTCTAG
- a CDS encoding MurR/RpiR family transcriptional regulator has protein sequence MSKVIDIIAQLRGLNGALPKREQNVADYVLANLETIAYQRQSEIARGAGVSDATVNRFCQSLGCDGFKEFKIRLAQSVAVSLQYLGGQANDRSPADQLVAQVFGALVDTLNTARSQLDGAALQSAIDTLADARRIVFLGVGGSSANVAREGANRFFRLGIPAEAHADGYLQRMITSTLERGDVVFAVSASGTPAELLDSVAIARQYGAATIALTKAGSDLAQACDIALGLDLPEDQDIFKPSASRLAYVAIVDVLAAGAARRRPERVKEYLRRIRTSLVPLSTDVGPKPIGD, from the coding sequence GTGAGCAAGGTGATCGACATCATCGCCCAGTTGCGGGGCTTGAACGGGGCGTTGCCCAAGCGCGAGCAGAATGTCGCCGACTATGTGCTCGCCAATCTGGAGACCATCGCCTACCAGCGCCAGAGCGAGATCGCCAGGGGCGCGGGCGTCTCGGATGCCACCGTCAACCGTTTCTGTCAGTCGCTCGGCTGCGACGGCTTCAAGGAGTTCAAGATCCGGCTGGCGCAAAGCGTGGCGGTCAGCCTGCAGTATCTCGGCGGACAGGCGAACGACCGCTCGCCCGCCGACCAGCTCGTCGCGCAGGTGTTCGGCGCGCTCGTCGACACGCTCAACACCGCCCGCTCGCAGCTTGACGGGGCAGCCCTTCAATCGGCTATCGACACGCTGGCCGACGCGCGGCGGATCGTGTTCTTAGGTGTCGGTGGCAGTTCGGCCAATGTCGCGCGCGAAGGGGCCAACCGGTTCTTCCGTCTCGGCATACCGGCGGAAGCGCATGCCGACGGCTATCTGCAGCGGATGATCACCTCGACGCTGGAACGCGGCGATGTGGTCTTCGCGGTCTCCGCCAGCGGTACCCCGGCGGAATTGCTCGACAGCGTCGCCATCGCCCGCCAGTACGGCGCGGCGACCATCGCCCTGACCAAGGCCGGGTCCGATCTGGCGCAGGCCTGCGATATCGCGCTGGGTCTGGATCTTCCGGAAGACCAGGACATCTTCAAGCCGAGCGCCTCGCGGCTTGCCTATGTGGCGATCGTCGACGTGCTGGCGGCGGGGGCGGCGCGGCGTCGTCCCGAGCGGGTCAAGGAGTATCTGCGCCGCATCCGCACTTCGCTGGTGCCGCTCTCCACCGACGTCGGACCCAAGCCCATCGGCGACTGA
- a CDS encoding RidA family protein produces MTTGITRYDTADLAAGGTRRPFAKAVRAGDFVYVSGQVPAEKGEIITGGIIAQTEKVMDNLVAVLALAGCTLEHVVKVNVWLDDARDFSSFNGVFERFFLDHPPARSTVQSPLMVDAKVEMDVIAYKPE; encoded by the coding sequence ATGACCACTGGAATCACCCGATACGACACCGCCGACCTCGCAGCCGGCGGCACGCGCCGTCCCTTCGCCAAGGCGGTGCGCGCAGGGGATTTCGTCTATGTTTCCGGTCAGGTGCCGGCGGAAAAGGGCGAGATCATCACCGGGGGAATCATTGCCCAGACAGAAAAGGTGATGGACAATCTCGTGGCGGTTCTCGCGCTTGCAGGCTGCACCCTGGAGCATGTCGTGAAGGTGAATGTCTGGCTCGACGACGCCCGCGACTTTTCCAGCTTCAACGGCGTGTTCGAGCGCTTTTTTCTCGACCATCCGCCGGCGCGCTCCACGGTCCAGTCGCCGCTGATGGTGGATGCCAAGGTCGAGATGGATGTGATCGCCTACAAGCCGGAATAG
- a CDS encoding ABC transporter substrate-binding protein, with protein sequence MKLNRPLKTILAAAFAASMASTAHAGGTLRYATVGEPPSLDQHVVTSDLATTIAHHMFEGLYTFDAANAPQPLLAESDRLEDDGKTIVITLRKGVTFHDGTDMTAADVVASLNRWGEHGSRGSLLFSNVESVEATGDHEVTIRLAKPFGPWKNLMAFINGGPAIYPASVVADAGKAPISPENYIGTGPYKFGEWQANRHVELVRFDDYDSPSGEADGYAGERKAMFDALRFIPVPDVGTRVSGLQAGDYDYAESIPGDLFADLDANPQVTTIVNGGPLFGLVFMNSKDGPLKENFALRRAIQTAIDKVPALQVAIGPDKLWRANGSFLPKGNVWYTDAGAENFSRGDADTARSLAKEAGYDGEPIKFMVSTNYPFHYDTAIVYTKQLAQAGFNIDLQVYDWATLIKKRAQPDQWDLFFTHHGFVPDPILISVMNDNYPGWWATPEKAALKAKFTESADPAERQKLWGEIQALVYQQVPTMKTGDVYTYNIASTKLTGLGDATLIWPHFWNVDK encoded by the coding sequence ATGAAGCTGAACAGACCCCTTAAGACAATTCTGGCCGCGGCCTTTGCCGCGTCGATGGCCAGCACCGCCCATGCCGGCGGCACGCTGCGCTATGCGACCGTCGGCGAACCGCCGAGCCTCGACCAGCACGTGGTCACCTCGGACCTGGCGACGACCATCGCCCATCACATGTTCGAGGGTCTCTACACCTTCGACGCGGCCAATGCACCCCAGCCGTTGCTCGCCGAGAGCGACCGGCTGGAGGACGACGGCAAGACCATCGTCATCACCCTGCGCAAGGGCGTGACGTTCCACGACGGCACCGACATGACCGCGGCCGACGTCGTCGCCTCGCTGAACCGCTGGGGCGAGCACGGATCGCGCGGCTCGCTGCTTTTCTCCAACGTGGAAAGCGTCGAGGCGACCGGCGACCATGAGGTTACGATCCGCCTCGCCAAGCCGTTCGGCCCCTGGAAGAACCTGATGGCCTTCATCAACGGCGGCCCGGCGATCTATCCCGCGTCCGTCGTGGCCGACGCCGGCAAGGCGCCGATTTCCCCGGAAAACTACATCGGCACCGGTCCTTACAAGTTCGGCGAATGGCAGGCCAACCGCCATGTCGAGCTGGTCCGTTTCGACGACTATGATTCGCCGTCGGGCGAGGCCGATGGCTATGCCGGCGAACGCAAGGCAATGTTCGACGCGCTGCGCTTCATCCCCGTGCCCGACGTCGGCACCCGCGTCAGCGGGCTTCAGGCGGGCGACTACGATTATGCCGAAAGCATCCCCGGCGATCTCTTCGCCGATCTGGACGCCAACCCGCAGGTCACCACTATCGTCAACGGCGGTCCGCTGTTCGGTCTCGTCTTCATGAACTCCAAGGACGGCCCGCTGAAGGAGAACTTCGCCCTTCGACGCGCCATCCAGACGGCCATCGACAAGGTGCCGGCGCTTCAGGTCGCCATTGGTCCGGACAAGCTGTGGCGCGCCAACGGCTCGTTCCTGCCCAAGGGCAACGTCTGGTACACCGACGCCGGCGCGGAGAACTTCTCCAGGGGCGATGCCGACACGGCCCGTTCGCTCGCCAAGGAAGCCGGATACGACGGCGAGCCCATCAAGTTCATGGTCTCCACCAACTATCCGTTCCACTACGACACGGCCATCGTCTACACCAAGCAGCTTGCCCAGGCCGGCTTCAACATCGACCTGCAGGTCTATGACTGGGCCACCCTGATCAAGAAGCGGGCCCAGCCGGACCAGTGGGATCTGTTCTTCACCCACCACGGCTTCGTCCCGGATCCGATCCTGATCTCGGTGATGAACGACAACTATCCCGGCTGGTGGGCGACCCCGGAAAAGGCCGCGCTGAAGGCGAAGTTCACCGAAAGCGCCGATCCGGCCGAGCGTCAGAAGCTGTGGGGCGAGATCCAGGCCCTGGTCTACCAGCAGGTTCCGACGATGAAGACGGGCGATGTCTACACCTACAACATCGCCTCCACGAAGCTGACCGGACTGGGTGACGCCACCCTGATCTGGCCGCACTTCTGGAACGTCGACAAGTAA
- a CDS encoding ABC transporter permease — MLGYATRRLLALIPTLLAASMLVFLFVHLIPGDPAAVLLGDTATPEEVDALTREMGLDAPVYFQYLYWLGNVMQGDLGTSIFFGAPVLSVIADGAETSILLAVMTMVWIVILGVPIGVVSATRHGTWVDQVASGGAMLFASVPTFWLGLYLILIFSVSLGWLPSSGYPSISDDGGLANLRYLLLPSFTLAAPNAALIIRLVRASMLDVQREDHVRTARAKGLAPWKVATKHVFRNALIAVAAAFGFTFAALISEAVVTETVFSLPGIGRLVVQSILRRDYPVIQGVILIIVVLYMVINLLVDLAYAWLDPRVSLK; from the coding sequence ATGCTCGGATATGCGACGCGGAGACTGCTGGCGCTCATCCCGACGCTGCTTGCCGCATCCATGCTCGTCTTCCTTTTCGTCCACCTGATCCCCGGCGATCCCGCCGCCGTCCTTTTGGGCGACACGGCGACCCCGGAAGAGGTCGACGCCCTGACGCGCGAAATGGGCCTCGATGCGCCCGTCTACTTCCAGTATCTCTACTGGCTCGGCAACGTCATGCAGGGCGATCTCGGAACGTCGATCTTCTTCGGCGCACCCGTGCTCTCGGTGATCGCCGACGGCGCGGAAACCTCGATCCTGCTGGCCGTGATGACGATGGTGTGGATCGTGATCCTCGGCGTTCCGATCGGCGTCGTCTCCGCCACGCGCCACGGCACCTGGGTCGATCAGGTCGCCTCCGGCGGCGCAATGCTCTTCGCCTCCGTGCCGACCTTCTGGCTCGGTCTCTACCTGATCCTGATCTTCTCGGTGAGCCTTGGCTGGCTGCCGTCCTCCGGCTATCCCTCGATCTCCGACGACGGCGGACTGGCGAACCTGCGCTACCTGCTCTTGCCGAGCTTCACGCTGGCCGCGCCCAACGCGGCGCTGATCATCCGTCTGGTGCGCGCCTCCATGCTGGACGTGCAGCGCGAGGACCATGTGCGTACGGCCCGGGCCAAGGGCCTCGCCCCCTGGAAGGTCGCCACCAAGCACGTCTTCCGCAATGCGCTGATCGCGGTCGCCGCCGCCTTCGGCTTCACCTTCGCGGCGCTGATCTCGGAAGCGGTGGTGACGGAAACGGTGTTCTCGCTGCCCGGCATCGGCCGGCTGGTGGTGCAGTCGATCCTGCGCCGCGACTATCCCGTCATCCAGGGCGTCATCCTGATCATCGTGGTCCTCTACATGGTCATCAATCTTCTCGTCGACCTGGCCTATGCATGGCTCGACCCAAGGGTATCGCTCAAATGA